TGCTGATCTGAGTCGCTCCATAACAACTGACGTCCCCATAGCCCAAGTCGTCCGCAAAGATGACGACGATGTTCGGCTTTCTGGGCTGTTTGGCGATCGCAGCCGAATGTTGCAGGAACACTGTGGCAAAAAAAATTGCTGCAATGCGCAGAATCACTGGCTGGTTTGTCACGTCAAGAATCATTGCTGAAATCGAAGGAAGGGCGAATTGTTGTTTCAAAATGTAGTGGACGAGGTTACGAGTTCTCGCGTACAAATTCATCGCTCACAGGACTCGTAACCTCGGAAAACGCCGGGATAAACCGGTTTGGAATAGAGAATGAAAGTTTCTTACAGTGAAATCTTAGCCAAGAACGCTGGCCCTGAGTCGTACGCTGACCGTGGTGACACGTTGGGTNNNNNNNNNNNNNNNNNNNNNNNNNNNNNNNNNNNNNNNNNNNNNNNNNNNNNNNNNNNNNNNNNNNNNNNNNNNNNNNNNNNNNNNNNNNNNNNNNNNNGAACGTGGGAGTCAACCTATGGCGCGGTCTTGAAGGCTAATGAGGCGTCGATACGACCTTACGCACCCAAAGCTACCACGAACCATCAATTGGCCGCGTAAACTCGCGCCCTGGCGAGACGACACCCCGTACGACATACTATTCTTCTGTTGCAATGAAATTAACATTTCCCGCGTCGAAAACGGCATGAACTATGTGGAGGCCACAGGCGGCCCAGAGTCCATGCAAAAATGGGTGAACAAAAACTATGACAACTTGAACATCTTCACGGACGCGAATAATATCCCCATGGAAATCAACAAAAGAGTGTTCCGACAATCTGACGAGATTTTTTCAGGATCGGATTCTGGGTGGGGCACGGCGATGATCGCGGAATAACAAAACGATGCACGCGAAGCCGGACTTGCGCGTGCCAATTGAAGCAATGATTTCCGTTCCGGCTCGGTGATCGTAACCGTTATCCGACTGGAGTTTCACCTCATCGAGTTGCAAGGTTCGCCATGAAAACGCTCACAAGCAGCACGCGTGACTACGCTTACTTCGTAGCTCCCGTGCTTACTGCGTTTACGGCTTTCGCTGCGTACGGAACACTGTCCGTCTACACTGGCTTGGTACCCGCAATCGAGCTAGCTGACGAGGCTAACTTCGTGCTGCCCCTGTTTTGCATTGCGTTGTTGCCCGCACTCGTTTGGTATGCCATTCGTTTGATTCACCCGATTTGTTGGACCGTTACGATTTCGACGAATTCAATACTGTTCTCCAAGAGCACTTCGACGGGCAATGATCTGTTGATTCAACGCCCGGAAATTCAGGCGTTCCTCCGACCTGCTAACTCCCTCCCATTTTCGGATCGAAGAGTTCCGCTTGTATTTCGGATGCGGGACGGTAAAACTGATCATGTGCCTCCTGAATACGTCATTCGTTTTGGCGTCCCGCAACTGCTTGATCTTGTCGATGCTGTTTGGGGATTTGGCTACGTTGAATCTCCCGAGCATGGCGAATGCGGCGGATAACCAAGCCATGCACACGGAGCACGGCTTGCGCGTTTTCACAAATAGATGCATCACTCTCCGTGCCCGGTGATGGCAGACGTTATCCGACTGGACGCCATGAATAACCGTAGCGACGCTACTGAACAATCGACTGACGACAAGCCGTACGTTCGGGTTCAATTTTCGATCTCGACCTTGCTCTACATCATGATCATTGCTGCGATCGGCTTGGCGGTGTACAACATCTCCCCTGATTACAAATTGCTCTCCGGGCTGAATGTGGTCTGCGCTGGATTTGCGTTTGCGTCGGCGTCGCACATTACTGGAATCTGGCCTTTTTCTGATCGTCTAACCCTGACTGAACTTGTTGCTCTATTCTTGTGCTGCCTAATTCTTAATGGCCTGCGCATTCCGCCTGTGACCACTCATTGAATGAACGGCTATGCCCAAGATCCCGCAAGGCCTTGCCCATGCTGGCGGCGTTCCGCCGTTGTTTGCTGCTCGCGCAGGGCATCGTGGCGACGTTCCGTCGATGTTTTCCGCTCGCGCGGCCCATGCTCGCTGGCGGTCCGCCTTGTAAACATAATTGCGGATAACCCTCCGATGCACCGGAGTCGGGCTTGCGGCCGTTTTCAAATGGAACATCAACACTCCCGACCCGGTGATCGGTAACGTTCTTCCAAGCACTACTGCCTGCTGTCGCCTGCGTTCTACCTACCTTACAATCACACTAAATCGGAACGGCAAACCTACCTAATCACCAACCGGAAATTCAACATGCCCAATAAACTTCTTTCTGCTTCAATGTTCGTCTTAGTTTTCATCTTGATCGCCGACGTTGCTTCTGCATGCGACCGGAGACGCCACCGATGTTGTTGCCAGCCTAGACGTTGCGTTGCGACATACCAATGCGCTGCTCCTCAACCCGCACACTGCGAAACGGTCGTTCATTTTCCAAACGGCGGTGCGTGCCTCACGGAAACCGCTGACTGCCTGCAACTCGATGCCACTGAGACGATTTATTCCGAAAGTTGTCCGATTGGCCGCGCTCGCAAGTACGAGGTTTGCAATTGGTACGGCTGCCATGATGAATGGAAGGCTCAGCGGTGGTCACCGCTTTCGCAACAATGGGTAGACTGTGGGCCATCATGGCTGACCAAACTGGAGGCATGTTCCTATGCTGCGTCACCTGGTTGCGCCGCTTTTCAGTAGTTGTCAAATATCAATCTGGAGTGTCGACAGATTGCAACACTCGGCCAGTCGTGAAGGAAGAACCATCGCATGCACCGGAGGACGGCAAAACGTTTTCACAAATGGAACGTCAACTCGCCGTCCCCGGTGATGCGTAACGTTATCCCAACTAATGCGCGGAGGTGCCGGCTGATCCTGCTTCGTTGCGGTTCGATCGGCAACACTCGACTGCCGGGGATGTCGGCCGACTTTGCTTCAAACGGTTTTCTCGAAATCACGTCCGAACGTGACGTACCGCATCGCCGGAAAATCTCTTGGTCGCGCTGATCTATTTTTTCCGGCGATGCGGAACGTCACGTTCTCGAAGTTGCTGCCCACGTTTCCCCATGCCCGAAGCTTGCGGTTCGTCCGGCATTGGAATGGTTTACTCCGCTGCAAGCTGCCGAAACGCGGACACTCTCGCCAATGGCTCCATTTGTCTTTTCCCACCGGGCCTCGCCATTGGCGAGAGAGTCCGCGTTTCGGCTCCCTTCGTTCGCCGTGCCCGACCCGCTGACGGTCGGCAACGCTCGAAACTTGCCGCACGATTCAATGCCCGCTATGCTGTCGAACGGTGGTCACCGCTGCCCATCGCTGATTCAATGCTCGATTCAATGCAATGGGATAACCACGGCATGCACCGGAGTGGCGGTGGCACGGTTTTCTCAAAATCACGATTTTCGCCGCCACCCGGTGATGCCAACCGTTATGCGTGAATCGTTGCCGCTGACCCCATACACTCGAGGAATACATGATGTTTAGACTGACTGCTTTGCTGACGCTACTCCTTACCGCCAACGCCTCGTATGTGAATGCGGATTTTGTCGACAGCTTCGACGTGGAGAATGGAGGAACTGGAGTGCTCGATTACACAAATTTCGAAAACTTTGTTATTACTGCAGGCTCCGTTGACCTTTTAGGTAATGGATTCTTTGATTATTACCCTGGAAACGGATTGTACCTCGACCTAAATGGCACATCGGGCGGCTCAGGATCGATTGAAACCAATTTTGATATCGCTCCCGGTCTGTATCGCCTTTCTTTTAACCTTGGAAATAACCGTGACTTTGCAGCCGAGAATATGGTGACCGTTTCGCTTGACGGCTACTCAGAAACTTTTTCCCGAACCGGAGTTGTTTCCTTAGAATCAATCGAACGTCTTATCACGGTTACATCTTCATCACGACTATCGTTCGTAACCCCCTCTTCTGATGCTGATTTAGGCGGCATCGTTTTGGATTCCGTTGCGGTTACATCCGTTCCGGAGCCCAGTTCTTCCGTTATGCTCGCGGCTCTGGCCTTCTCAATGTTTACATGGCGCAGGCACGCCAAACGCGCATAACAATGCCGTGCACACGGAGCACGGCTTGCAAGTTTTCACAAATGGAACGTCGTCTTTCCGTGCCCGGTGACGGCTGCCGTTATCCGCCTAGGAGACCATATTGAAGATCCATCACTCATTGCTGCCTCTTCTGTTGATGCTGTGTGTCGGGTGCGGCGAATCCAAGCCTGAGGCAACACTTTCGCTTGGGATGACCGAGACTGATGCTGTCACACAGCTTAAGCTTGTCGGCGCGACGGACATTAGCGATGGCATGCAAACAGCAATTCCTTACACTGGCGACGCTGTTGCGGACACGCCAGCAGCGAACAGTTCCAGTTGGCGGATGTGGTCAATTGACACTCCTGATGCGTCGATCGAAACAGCTTTCGAGCACGGCAAACTGACACAATTGAACTATTGGGATTGGCGCAATCGCAAAATGACGAGTTATCACCACACCATGGAATATGACGAACTATCGTCGCTTACTATCAACCCGAAGGACAACGATTTCACTGCGACTGTTGTTCAAACCCATAACGCAAACGACGGATAACAAAACGATGCACACGAAGCCGGACTTGCGCGTGCAAATTGAAGCATTGATTACCGTTCCGGCTCGGTGATCGTAACCGTTATCCGACTGAAGATGCAGGCTCCTCTATGACGCTTCCAGAAACAACGGTGGTCTATCGGTCACGCGACTACCAAGATGCGGAGGCATTTGCTGCTCATCTGGTTCAGGCTGGCATCAACGCGCGACTTGTCTCTCCACGGCAGGTTGGGCACGTTGGCGAGGGGCCGGTGTTCGATACCCTTCATGATGTACTCGCTTCGAACTGCAGTGAACCCGAAGTTCGTGAATTAATCTCGGACTGGCGTTCACGTTCAAATCAGGATGTAACTACACTCTCACCGTTCTGCTACCACTGTGGCTTTGAACTCGAGGCGGTGACACCAGCCTGCCCTAAATGCGGTAAACCTCTCGACTTTGGTGACGATTAGAAAACGGCGGATAACCACGTGATGCACGCGGAGTCGGGCTTGCGGCGGTCTCACCAATGGTAAGATTGTCTCTCCCGACCCGGTGATCACAACCGTTATCCGACTGAGAGATAACGTTTTCCCACTTGTCCTTCGACAATGCTACACCTCGACACCAATGAAACGCAACGCGATAGAGTGGAATGCAACAAAATGGGCACTCGGAATTGCGATTGTCGCTGGCGTGCTGCGGCAAAGCGGTTGGGGGTGGCAGGTGGGCGGCGATCTAGCCAACGCACTTGCACTCGCCGCTCTTGTTCTGGTAGCGGTCGTTATGGATGTGTTTCGCTCCCTGGATTGACTGCCGCGCTGAAACAACTCAGCATACCAGCTATTGCTGGATCGGCTACACTGCTGTGGCTGTTCCCCGTCCTGTACCAAAGCGGCGGATAACCATCGGATGCACCGGAGTGGCGGTGGTTCGCGTCTTGGCAATGGCAGAGTCTTTCGCCGCCACCCGGTGATCCGTAACGTTATCCGAATCGATCTTGTGCGCCCTAAGATGGTCTTGATTGAGCCTCAAGAATTGGTTCGCCAAATTTCAACCGCTATCTTGGAGCATTCTGTGTCCCGAATACAACGAATCGCTGAACGGTTGCTGCCGTCGCCATGGTTTCAATCCATGCAGGCGTCATCCCAGCAATGGATGATTCAATGCACTAAATGCGAATCTGAAAGGTCTGTTTGGGATGCCGGCGGCATTCGTTGGGGTGCTGCGTCCGTTGGAAAACGTATCATGGCCGCATGCTCATCTTGCCGGGCCGTTGTCCCCGCAAGGTACTACTATCGCGACTCCTCAGAGATCACGGCTGGTCACAATTCAACGAATGTCGGCGGATAACAATGCCGTGCACACGGAGCACGGCTTGCATGTTTTCACAAATGGAAAGTCGTCTCTCCGTGCCCGGTGACGGCGGACGTTATCCGAATGACATGCCACGATACATGGCGTTGAATTTACCGTGAAGCCTTCACTTGCAACTACCTCCGCCTTGACCGCATCCGCGCTGTGGCTTGTCGTCTTTAGGCTCAACTGGGGACTTGCGCTGTTCCTTGCAGCGATTGCCCCGCTCGCTCTAGGTGTTGCAAGACTCGTGCAAACCCAAGCGTCAAATCGCTGGGACTCGTTTTGGTTGATCTTCGGCGGCCTGCTGCTCGCTTACGCATTCGCTCCCGGCCCCTATGTGGGACTCGGACAACTCTACTACCAAGTTACTGGTTCGCCTGGCTTCTGGGGCGAGGCGTTTTCTGTCGTTTTTAGCCCTCACATGGCGCTGTCCGTCGGTCGCTTTGGAAGCGACCAGTTTAACACCGGACTCTGGGACTATATTGTACAATGGCAAATCCTTTGTTCATGACGTCCGGAAGATCCGACGTGGCTCCAGAACGGCGGATAACAATCGCATGCACCGGAGGACGGGTGGTTCGTTTTCTCTTCTGCTTGCATGCATTTCGCCCGTCCCCGGTGATGCGTGCCGTTATCGCGTCGGGGGTGATCGTTCAGTGCTCGTGATTGGTGCGCTTGATCCAGGGGCGTGATAGGTGCGCTCGAGTTGTGCTCGATCCGGAACGCTGATTTCAGTGCTCGATTCAGGACGGAAGACTTCACATGATGACGGTAGGGCAAGCCAATTGCCGATCCAAGCACGGACGTTTTGGGCCGGATCGAGATCGTGAGCAAACTGATTGCATCCGTGACTCGCCTGCGGTATTCTGGACTCTTCGGAGCCCATCACCGGTGGATTCCGGAGCGCCCCGATAACCAACGCGTGAACCGGAGAACGCGAGTTAAGCGATTTGGCCGTTAGAGACTTTCCCGCGTGTTCCCGGTTACGCGTAACGTTATCCGACTGGGCATACTCGATCCTGATGGACCGTCGAATCGTGCTTCCCACCCATAAAGCCAAAAAGGGACAGGCAACAACTTGGGTTGCCTACGGAGCTGGCGATCGGTAATTTATGCCTTGCCGACATAATCCACTCGTTTCGAGGCGGTCCCATGCCCAGGCTTGCTCGCGGTGAAGTCATTGATCCGGCTGAAATTCAGGTCGTCCATTGCATTCAACGCTGTGTCCGACGCGCTTTCTTGTGCGGCGATGATCCCGTCACTGGCCAGTCGTTTGAGCACCGACGGGAATGGATTCGGCAAAGGATGGAGTACTTGGCCAGTGTTTTCGCCGTCGACTGCCTGACTTACACGGTGATGCACAACCATATCCACGTGATTTTGCGGAGTCGGCCAGATGTGCTGGCTACGTGGACCGATGAAGAAGTGGCGCGGCGCTGGCTGCGTTTGTTTCCACACCGGCGTAACGAAGATGGTTCGCCCGCCGAGCCTTCGGCGCCCGAGATCAACATGATCGTGAACGATCCCGATCGGCTGTCCGAGCGGCGGCGAAGACTGAGTGACTTGAGTTGGTGGATGCGCTGTACGGCTGAAAACATTGCCCGCCGTAGCAATGCCGAGGACGGTGTGACCGGTCACTTTTGGGAAGGCCGTTACAAGGCGGTCGTTTTACTCGATGAAGCGTCGTTGTTGGCGTGCTCGGCTTACGTTGACTTAAATCCCGTTCGTGCCGCGATCGCAGCAGCGCCTGAGTCAAGCGAATTCACCGGGGCGAAGGACCGCATTGACGACTTGGCAACGCGTCAAGAAAGTGCCAGGAAAGATCGCTCGCGCATGAGTACTCATGATTGGGAACGAAGTCGCCGCCGCACCAAGAGTGGTTGGCTGAGTCCGGTTGAGATCAATGAGCGCGAAGATGCGATCGGCCCTGATGCGGACTCGAGTGGCCGTCGTGCGAGCAGGAAGGGCTTTCTGTCGATCTCGATGTTCAGTTACTTGGAGTTGCTGGATTGGACTGGGCGACAAATCAGCGAAGGCAAGAGCGGTTCGATACCGTCGCATCTTGCTCCGATTTTGGCGCGGATCGGCTTGGACTGTCACGGCTGGTGCGACTTGGTGAAGAAGTTCG
The sequence above is a segment of the Rubripirellula tenax genome. Coding sequences within it:
- a CDS encoding PEP-CTERM sorting domain-containing protein (PEP-CTERM proteins occur, often in large numbers, in the proteomes of bacteria that also encode an exosortase, a predicted intramembrane cysteine proteinase. The presence of a PEP-CTERM domain at a protein's C-terminus predicts cleavage within the sorting domain, followed by covalent anchoring to some some component of the (usually Gram-negative) cell surface. Many PEP-CTERM proteins exhibit an unusual sequence composition that includes large numbers of potential glycosylation sites. Expression of one such protein has been shown restore the ability of a bacterium to form floc, a type of biofilm.) codes for the protein MFRLTALLTLLLTANASYVNADFVDSFDVENGGTGVLDYTNFENFVITAGSVDLLGNGFFDYYPGNGLYLDLNGTSGGSGSIETNFDIAPGLYRLSFNLGNNRDFAAENMVTVSLDGYSETFSRTGVVSLESIERLITVTSSSRLSFVTPSSDADLGGIVLDSVAVTSVPEPSSSVMLAALAFSMFTWRRHAKRA
- a CDS encoding zinc ribbon domain-containing protein, translating into MTLPETTVVYRSRDYQDAEAFAAHLVQAGINARLVSPRQVGHVGEGPVFDTLHDVLASNCSEPEVRELISDWRSRSNQDVTTLSPFCYHCGFELEAVTPACPKCGKPLDFGDD
- a CDS encoding transposase, which codes for MPRLARGEVIDPAEIQVVHCIQRCVRRAFLCGDDPVTGQSFEHRREWIRQRMEYLASVFAVDCLTYTVMHNHIHVILRSRPDVLATWTDEEVARRWLRLFPHRRNEDGSPAEPSAPEINMIVNDPDRLSERRRRLSDLSWWMRCTAENIARRSNAEDGVTGHFWEGRYKAVVLLDEASLLACSAYVDLNPVRAAIAAAPESSEFTGAKDRIDDLATRQESARKDRSRMSTHDWERSRRRTKSGWLSPVEINEREDAIGPDADSSGRRASRKGFLSISMFSYLELLDWTGRQISEGKSGSIPSHLAPILARIGLDCHGWCDLVKKFGRTFKRAAGTADSMANEAARRSQNWLCCPGNPLAPIA